One Salmo trutta chromosome 12, fSalTru1.1, whole genome shotgun sequence genomic region harbors:
- the LOC115203671 gene encoding RNA-binding protein NOB1, whose amino-acid sequence MAATMVEHVVVDAGGFLKNAALQEIGKNIYTLKDVVEEIRDKATRRSLSFLPYQLNFREPYPEDIRLVTEFSKKTGDYPSLSATDIKVLALTYQLERENVGTDHLKKEPEVKVQVCSTRRPEAPVGVAGFHFPSKRPADGLFSGRQTPAAETQHSCNPPEIGEYNSFQFWRNPLPCFDTDLLELVNLSISDSGAADTVHTGPETGIGSEEHKHSKNHSEEHGSGSEEEEEGSGWITPSNIKQVQMETGIWASPADVKVACLTTDFAMQNVLIQIGLHVLSVNGMLIKQARNYMLRCHACFKTTTNMTKVFCQHCGNRTLKKVAVTVSEDGSIQMHFSKNPKVLNPKGKRYSLPLPQGGKHASNPHLVEDQRFPQQRVSRKARQKTDVFNPDFLAGGGSPFSDHDIYSRSANLHITDGAGGGGRRRANPNGARKKKC is encoded by the exons ATGGCGGCTACCATGGTGGAACATGTTGTCGTAGACGCAGGAGGATTTTTGAAGAACGCAGCTCTTCAG gAAATCGGTAAGAATATCTACACCCTGAAGGATGTAGTAGAGGAAATTAGAGACAAGGCAACCCGGAGAAGTCTGTCATTCCTACCATATCAACTGAACTTCAGAGAGCCATACCCAGAGGACATCAGATTAG TGACTGAGTTCTCCAAGAAGACTGGAGACTACCCCAGCCTATCTGCCACAGACATCAAGGTGTTGGCTCTGACATACCAGTTGGAGAGAGAAAACGTTGGGACTGACCACCTGAAGAAAGAACCTGAGGTCAAA GTCCAGGTATGCAGTACGAGGAGACCAGAGGCTCCCGTTGGCGTGGCAGGGTTCCACTTTCCCTCAAAG AGACCGGCTGATGGGCTGTTCAGTGGCAGACAGACGCCAGCAGCAGAGACACAGCACAGCTGTAACCCTCCAGAGATCGGAGAGTACAACAGCTTCCAGTTCTGGAGGAATCCTCTGCCCTGCTTCGACACTGACCTGCTGGAGCTAGTG AACCTTTCAATATCGGACAGTGGAGCAGCAGACACCGTCCACACGGGACCTGAGACCGGGATCGGGTCAGAGGAACACAAACACTCAAAGAATCATTCAGAGGAGCACGGCAGTGGgtcggaggaggaggaagagggcagTGGTTGGATCACCCCTAGCAACATTAAACAGGTCCAGATGGAGACGGGGATCTGGGCGTCGCCCGCGGACGTTAAAGTGGCGTGTCTCACCACCGACTTTGCTATGCAG AACGTCCTAATTCAGATCGGGCTCCACGTCCTCTCTGTGAACGGGATGCTCATCAAACAGGCTAGGAATTACATGCTACGATGCCACGCCTGTTTCAA GACCACTACCAACATGACCAAGGTTTTCTGTCAACACTGCGGCAACAGAACGCTGAAGAAGGTAGCAGTGACGGTCAGCGAGGACGGAAGTATTCAGATGCATTTCTCAAAGAACCCTAAAGTGCTCAACCCCAAAGGGAAGAGG TACTCCCTGCCCCTGCCACAAGGGGGTAAACACGCCAGCAACCCCCACCTGGTGGAGGACCAGCGTTTCCCCCAGCAGCGTGTGTCCCGTAAGGCCCGCCAAAAGACGGATGTCTTTAACCCAGACTTCCTGGCCGGGGGCGGCTCACCTTTCTCCGATCACGACATCTACAGCCGCTCTGCCAACCTGCACATCACAGACGGAGCAGGTGGAGGCGGGCGGAGGCGGGCCAACCCCAACGGTGCCCGCAAAAAGAAATGTTAA